A stretch of Venenivibrio stagnispumantis DNA encodes these proteins:
- the gltB gene encoding glutamate synthase large subunit, whose product MIEKDACGVGFIADIKGIKSHKILSYALEGLANLDHRGAVSADGKTGDGAGILTHIPYKFFIKECEKLRIELPDKEDLAVGMFFLPLNKVDTIQKEIEDIINQKFKFLGWRKVPINEEEIGEIASRTKPAIYQAFISKKGLNIDNFERELFILRKKLEKLTKNPEYKDFYIPSLSSKTIVYKGLITAPKLKYFYYDLQDENFETAIAIFHQRYSTNTFPNWKLAHPFRMLAHNGEINTITANRNWLRAKEEDIRAIWGDLAEDILPIVKDEDSDSASLDNAIEFLYHSGKDILTAINALVPRAWENDDRLSAEEKAFYEYFACIFESWDGPAAIAFTDGEIIGGKLDRNGLRPARYIITDDIIYMASEVGIIDLPEEEIKIKGRLGPGDKIALDTKTGKIYFSQEIIRNLVKDKKYKEWVEQNIVEFIPAKDYPQVEYKNILQEAIVFGYDKDEINMVVKEMALKGTEPVYSMGNDTPISVLSKKPKMLASYFKQRFAQVTNPPIDPIREKKVMSLKTYVGKKENFLTETPEHAKQLVFSSPIIFDNEMEELIKRFENKVEIIPTIFEPYEAALEPALENIAKRAEEAVDNGKEIIILTDRDISIEGAPIPMGLAVAAVNSYLSSKGKRSKCSIVADSGEVRDTHSIAFLIGYGATLVNPYMAVQIIKNLTVEDKKFELSFEEAVSNYKKAVNEGLLKIMSKMGIATIKSYRGSGLFEALGISKEIIDKYFKGTPSKIGGIGLKEIAAETLARFNMAFSGELKDLPQGGEYRHRREGGEFHSWNPKALTSLHKAVRNNIFDEYKAFTQYAYAEKPVELRDLLEIVSDRPPIPIEEVEPIESIMKRFVGAGMSIGALSREAHETIAEALNRVGAKSNSGEGGEDPARYGTIKNSKIKQVASGRFGVTPEYLNSAEEIEIKIAQGAKPGEGGQLPGKKVDAYIAFLRHAKPGITLISPPPHHDIYSIEDLAQLIYDLKMINPKAKVIVKLVAETGIGVVASGVAKAFADIIHISGHDGGTGASPLVSIKNAGSIWELGLSEVQQALIENDLRNRVKLRVDGGIKTGRDIIIGALLGAEEFGLGTALMIAEGCVMARQCHLNTCPVGITTQDKRLREKFPGTPEHIIKYLEFLATEVRQYLADMGYKSLDEIIGKTELLKPNIPQNHYKAKYIDVSEILKTAKLTEKPRKSIYEFNEIPPSKQPFDLEILKDVLPYIEKDENYAGFYVVKNTYRSIGTRIAHEIVKRYGDKGLRRGKIELNLRGTAGQSFGAFCVKGLTLSLTGQANDYVGKGMAGGTIIIKPPKEFKGKSHEHVIAGNTILYGATGGQVFISGIVGERFAVRNSGAVAVAEGAGDHLCEYMTAGTVLILGKTGINIGAGMTGGTLYIYDPMEEVKDKINTSYVKIAELEEEDIKEIRDLIIKHLGYTDSQIAKEIIDNFEEEINNFVKVVPPVVEKAAQETDELEVRK is encoded by the coding sequence AGTGCAGACGGAAAAACCGGTGATGGAGCAGGAATATTAACCCATATACCTTATAAATTTTTTATAAAAGAATGTGAAAAACTGAGAATAGAACTTCCGGATAAAGAAGATTTAGCTGTTGGAATGTTTTTTTTACCTTTAAATAAAGTAGATACTATACAAAAAGAGATAGAAGATATAATAAATCAAAAATTTAAATTCCTCGGATGGAGAAAAGTTCCTATAAATGAAGAAGAGATAGGAGAGATAGCAAGCAGAACAAAGCCAGCAATATATCAAGCATTTATATCCAAAAAAGGATTAAATATTGATAATTTTGAAAGAGAGTTATTCATTTTAAGAAAAAAATTAGAAAAATTAACAAAAAATCCGGAATATAAAGATTTTTATATACCTTCTTTATCTTCAAAAACTATTGTTTATAAAGGATTAATAACAGCTCCTAAATTAAAATATTTTTATTATGATTTGCAGGATGAAAATTTTGAAACAGCAATAGCAATATTCCATCAAAGATATTCTACAAATACATTCCCTAACTGGAAATTGGCACATCCTTTTAGAATGTTAGCTCATAACGGAGAGATAAACACAATAACTGCAAATAGAAATTGGCTCAGGGCAAAAGAAGAAGATATAAGGGCTATATGGGGAGATTTAGCAGAGGATATACTTCCTATTGTAAAAGATGAAGATAGCGATTCTGCATCTTTGGATAATGCTATAGAGTTTTTATATCATAGCGGAAAAGATATTTTAACTGCTATTAATGCTCTTGTCCCAAGAGCTTGGGAAAATGATGATAGGCTATCTGCGGAAGAAAAAGCATTTTATGAGTATTTTGCATGTATATTTGAAAGCTGGGATGGACCGGCAGCAATAGCATTTACCGATGGTGAAATAATAGGTGGCAAATTAGATAGAAATGGACTTAGACCGGCAAGATATATAATAACGGATGATATTATTTATATGGCTTCAGAAGTAGGTATTATAGATTTACCGGAAGAAGAGATAAAAATAAAGGGAAGACTTGGACCCGGTGATAAAATAGCATTAGATACAAAAACAGGAAAAATATATTTCTCACAAGAAATCATCAGAAATCTTGTAAAAGATAAAAAATATAAAGAATGGGTAGAACAAAATATAGTAGAGTTTATACCGGCAAAAGATTACCCTCAGGTAGAGTATAAAAATATACTTCAAGAAGCAATAGTTTTTGGATATGATAAAGATGAGATAAATATGGTAGTAAAAGAGATGGCTCTAAAAGGAACAGAGCCGGTTTATTCTATGGGAAATGATACACCTATCTCGGTTTTATCCAAAAAACCAAAAATGCTTGCTTCTTATTTTAAACAAAGATTTGCTCAGGTAACAAACCCACCTATAGACCCTATCAGAGAAAAGAAGGTTATGTCTTTAAAAACTTATGTAGGTAAAAAAGAAAATTTCTTAACAGAAACTCCTGAGCATGCAAAACAGCTTGTATTTTCCTCGCCTATCATATTTGATAATGAAATGGAAGAGTTAATAAAAAGATTTGAGAATAAAGTTGAAATAATACCAACAATATTTGAGCCTTATGAAGCTGCATTAGAGCCGGCATTAGAAAATATAGCAAAAAGAGCAGAAGAGGCAGTAGATAACGGAAAAGAAATTATTATTCTTACAGATAGGGATATATCCATAGAAGGTGCACCTATTCCTATGGGATTGGCAGTTGCAGCAGTAAATTCATATCTATCATCAAAAGGAAAAAGAAGCAAATGTAGCATAGTAGCAGATAGTGGAGAGGTAAGGGATACTCATAGTATAGCATTTTTAATAGGATATGGGGCTACCCTTGTAAATCCATATATGGCTGTTCAAATAATAAAAAATTTAACCGTAGAAGATAAAAAATTTGAGTTATCTTTTGAGGAAGCAGTATCAAATTATAAAAAAGCCGTAAATGAAGGCTTATTAAAGATAATGTCTAAAATGGGAATAGCCACAATCAAAAGTTACAGAGGTTCCGGACTTTTTGAAGCCCTCGGAATATCAAAAGAAATTATAGATAAATATTTTAAAGGAACACCTTCTAAAATAGGAGGAATAGGATTAAAAGAGATTGCAGCAGAAACCCTTGCAAGATTTAATATGGCATTTTCCGGTGAGTTGAAAGATTTACCTCAAGGTGGAGAATACAGACACAGAAGAGAAGGCGGAGAGTTCCATTCTTGGAACCCAAAAGCATTAACTTCATTACATAAAGCAGTGAGAAATAATATTTTTGATGAATATAAAGCATTTACCCAGTATGCTTATGCAGAAAAACCGGTTGAACTAAGAGATTTACTTGAAATAGTAAGTGATAGACCACCTATTCCGATAGAAGAAGTTGAACCGATAGAAAGTATAATGAAAAGATTTGTCGGTGCAGGTATGTCCATAGGGGCATTAAGTAGAGAAGCCCATGAAACAATAGCAGAAGCATTAAACAGGGTAGGAGCAAAATCAAACAGCGGAGAAGGTGGAGAAGACCCTGCAAGATATGGAACAATAAAAAATAGCAAAATAAAACAGGTAGCATCAGGTAGATTTGGAGTTACTCCTGAATATCTAAACTCTGCAGAAGAGATAGAAATAAAAATAGCCCAAGGGGCAAAACCGGGAGAAGGAGGACAGCTTCCGGGTAAAAAAGTAGATGCATACATAGCATTTTTAAGACATGCAAAACCGGGAATAACATTAATATCACCACCACCTCACCATGATATTTACTCAATAGAAGATTTAGCCCAATTAATATATGATTTAAAAATGATAAATCCAAAAGCAAAAGTTATAGTTAAATTGGTTGCCGAAACAGGCATAGGAGTAGTAGCATCCGGTGTAGCAAAAGCTTTTGCAGATATTATTCATATATCAGGACATGATGGTGGAACAGGAGCATCTCCTCTTGTATCTATAAAAAATGCAGGTTCTATATGGGAACTTGGTCTTTCAGAAGTGCAACAAGCATTAATAGAAAATGATTTAAGAAATAGAGTTAAATTAAGAGTAGATGGTGGAATAAAAACCGGAAGAGATATTATAATCGGAGCATTACTCGGTGCAGAAGAGTTTGGGCTTGGAACTGCCTTAATGATAGCAGAAGGTTGCGTAATGGCAAGACAATGCCATTTAAACACCTGTCCAGTAGGAATAACAACACAAGATAAAAGATTAAGAGAAAAATTCCCCGGAACTCCTGAACATATTATTAAATATCTTGAATTTTTAGCAACAGAAGTAAGACAATACTTAGCAGATATGGGATATAAATCCCTTGATGAGATAATAGGAAAAACTGAATTACTTAAACCAAATATTCCTCAAAATCATTACAAAGCAAAATATATTGATGTATCAGAAATTTTAAAAACAGCTAAATTAACAGAAAAACCAAGAAAATCTATATATGAATTTAATGAAATACCACCATCAAAACAGCCTTTTGATTTAGAAATATTAAAAGATGTTTTACCTTATATAGAAAAAGATGAAAATTATGCCGGATTTTATGTTGTAAAAAATACATATAGATCAATAGGGACAAGAATAGCCCATGAAATAGTTAAAAGATATGGAGATAAAGGATTAAGAAGAGGAAAAATAGAGCTTAATTTGAGAGGAACAGCAGGACAAAGTTTTGGTGCATTTTGCGTAAAAGGATTAACATTATCTCTAACCGGACAGGCTAATGATTATGTAGGAAAAGGAATGGCAGGTGGAACAATAATAATAAAACCACCAAAAGAATTTAAAGGAAAAAGCCATGAACATGTAATTGCAGGTAATACAATACTCTACGGTGCAACAGGTGGACAGGTATTTATATCCGGTATAGTAGGAGAAAGATTTGCAGTAAGAAATAGTGGAGCAGTAGCAGTTGCAGAAGGAGCAGGAGACCACCTTTGTGAATACATGACAGCAGGAACAGTTTTAATACTTGGCAAAACCGGAATAAATATAGGTGCCGGAATGACCGGAGGAACTTTATATATCTATGACCCAATGGAAGAAGTAAAAGATAAAATAAATACATCTTATGTAAAGATTGCAGAGCTTGAAGAAGAAGATATCAAAGAAATAAGAGATTTAATAATCAAACATCTTGGTTATACAGATAGCCAAATAGCAAAAGAGATAATAGATAATTTTGAAGAAGAAATAAACAATTTTGTAAAAGTAGTACCACCCGTAGTAGAAAAAGCAGCCCAAGAAACAGATGAGTTGGAGGTTAGAAAATGA
- the purE gene encoding 5-(carboxyamino)imidazole ribonucleotide mutase gives MKKVAIFMGSQSDLESLKDAFKILKNFEIPFDIYILSAHRTPEEVSKVCETAEQNYGVIIAAAGYAAHLAGTIAGKVNIPVIGIPMDNSSFNGLDSLLSTVQMPPGIPVATVTVGKAGATNAAVLAAQILSIAYPEIKEKLIKYRKEMKEKVLKANEEVKNIEI, from the coding sequence ATGAAAAAAGTTGCTATCTTTATGGGTAGCCAATCTGATTTAGAAAGTTTGAAGGATGCTTTTAAAATTTTGAAAAATTTTGAAATTCCTTTTGATATTTATATTTTATCTGCCCATAGAACACCGGAAGAGGTATCAAAAGTTTGCGAAACAGCAGAACAAAATTATGGAGTAATTATAGCAGCAGCAGGTTATGCCGCCCATCTTGCAGGAACAATAGCAGGAAAAGTAAATATTCCGGTTATTGGTATTCCTATGGATAACTCTTCTTTTAATGGATTAGATTCCCTTTTATCTACGGTTCAAATGCCACCAGGCATTCCAGTGGCTACTGTTACAGTAGGAAAAGCCGGAGCAACAAATGCAGCTGTATTGGCAGCACAGATATTATCAATTGCTTATCCGGAAATTAAAGAAAAATTAATAAAATATAGAAAAGAAATGAAAGAAAAAGTTTTAA